TCAGCGCCGCGGCGAGGACCTCGGCCGGGATGCCGTCGAGCTTGGTGTCGAGCTGGAGCGCGGTGACGAACTCCTTGGTGCCGGCGACCTTGAAGTCCATGTCGCCGAACGCGTCCTCGGCTCCGAGGATGTCGGTCAGCGCGACGTACTCGGTCTTGCCGTCGATCTCACCGGACACCAGGCCCATCGCGATGCCGGCCACGGGCGCCTTCAGCGGCACACCGGCCTGCAGCAGCGACAGGGTCGAGGCGCAGACCGAGCCCATCGAGGTCGAGCCGTTGGAGCCCATGGCCTCGGAGAGCTGACGGATGGCGTAGGGGAACTCCTCGCGGCTCGGGAGCACCGGCAGCAGCGCCCGACGCGCGAGTGCGCCGTGGCCGACCTCGCGGCGCTTCGGCGAGCCGACGCGGCCGGTCTCACCGGTGGAGAACGGCGGGAAGATGTACTTGTGCATGTAGCGCCGGTGGGTCTCCGGCGACAGGGTGTCGAGCTGCTGCTCCATCTTGAGCATGTCGAGGGTGGTGACGCCCAGGATCTGGGTCTCGCCACGCTCGAACAGCGCGGAGCCGTGGACGCGCGGGATCACGTCGACCTCGGCGTGCAGCGGACGGATGTCGGCGAGGCCGCGACCGTCGATGCGGACCTTGTCGCGCAGGATGCGCTCACGCACGACCTGCTTGTTGACCGAGCGGAAGGCCGCGCCGATCTCCTTCTCGCGACCCTCGAACTGGGCGCCCAGCTTCTCCAGGACGACGGCCTTCAGCTCGTCGGTGCGGGTCTCGCGCTCCTGCTTGTCGCCGATGCTCATCGCGGCGGTGAGGTCGGCCTTCGCAGCGGCCTCGACGGCGGCGTACACGTCGTCCTCGTAGTCGAGGAAGATCGGGAACTCCTGGACCGGCTTGGCGGCCACGTTGGCGAGCTCGACCTGGGCCTCGACCAGCTGCTTGATGAACGGCTTGGCGGCCTCGAGACCGCCGGCGACGACCTCCTCGGTCGGCGCCGGGGCGCCGCCGCGGACCAACTCGATGGTGTCCTCGGTGGCCTCGGCCTCGACCATCATGATCGCGACGTCACCGGTCTCGGTGACCCGGCCGGCGACGACCATGTCGAACACGGCCTTCTCCAGCTGGCTGTGGGTGGGGAACGCGACCCACTGACCCTCGATGAGGGCGACCCGGGTGGCGCCGACCGGACCGCTGAACGGCAGGCCGGAGAGCTGGGTCGACAGCGAGGCGGCGTTGATCGCCAGCACGTCGTACGGCGTGTCGGGGTTGAGCGCCATCACGGTGATGACGACCTGGACCTCGTTGCGCAGGCCCTTCTTGAAGGTCGGACGCAGCGGACGGTCGATGAGGCGGCAGGCCAGGATCGCGTCCTCGCCCGGGCGGCCCTCGGAGCGGAAGAACGAGCCGGGGATCCGGCCCGCGGCGTACATCCGCTCCTCGACGTCGATGGTCAGGGGGAAGAAGTCGAAGTGGTCCTTCGGGTGCTTGCCGGCCGTGGTCGCCGACAGCAGCATGGTGTCGCCGTCGAGGTAGGCGCTCACCGAACCGGCGGCCTGGCGGGCGAGGACGCCCGTCTCGAACTTGACGGTGCGGGTGCCGAACTTGCCGTTGTCGAGAACGGTCTCGACCTCGGAGATGACGGGTTCAGTCAATGTTTTCTCTTGTTCGTACGGTGCGGGACGCGCTGCCCCGCTCAATGGACTTGATTGACGCCTGCCACTTTATCGATCAGCAGGGAAATTGCAGAACGGGCGACCCGGTCGGGGTCACCCGTTCTGGACCATCTCGCCGAGCGGCGAGATCAGCGGCGCAGGCCGAGGCGCTCGACGATGGAGCGGTAGCGATCGATCTCGGTCTTCTTCAGGTAGTTGAGAAGGCGGCGGCGCTGGCCGACGAGGAGCAGCAGCCCACGACGGCTGTGGTGGTCGTGCTTGTGCTGCTTGAGGTGCTCGGTCAGGTGGCTGATCCGGTGGCTGAGGAGCGCGATCTGGACCTCGGGCGAACCGGTGTCGCCCTCGGTGGTGGCGTACTCCGCGATGATCTTCTTCTTGGTCTCAGCGTCGGTACCGACTGCCATGGGAACTCCTTGTTCGCTCGTTGCGCGGCGCCCCAGCCTGAAATCCTGGAGCTCTCTTGATCCGCGGCCGTTCTGACGGCAACCGCACAAGGCTAACAGCGCGGCGGGCCCGCACCCGAATCGCTGCGGCCGGCACCCGCCTGACACATCGGGCCGCCCCGGCCCGTCGAGCAGGATGACGAGCAGATCACAGGAGAGGACGTCCATGCGACCCGCGGAACAGGCCGAGTTCGAGGAGTTCGTGCGCAGCCGCTCCAGCGAGCTGCTGCGCGCCGCCTGGCTGCTGACGGGCGACCGGTCGTCCGCCGAGGACCTGCTCCAGGAGGCGCTGGTGCGGATCTTCACCCGCTGGCGGCAGGTACGCCGCGCCGACAACCCGATCGCCTACGCCCGCACCGTCCTGGTCCGGCGCTATGTCGACGCCACGCGCCGACGCAGCTCCGGTGAGCGCCCCGGCCTGCTCGACGACGACGCACGCCTGCCGCGGAGCGTCGAGCCCGACGTGGCGCTGCGCGAGACCCTGGTCGCCGCCCTGCGCGAGCTCGCCCCCGTGGACCGGGCCGTGGTCGTGCAGCGCTACCTGCTCGACCAGGACGTCGCCACCGTGGCCGCCGACCTCCGCCTGTCCGGCCAGGCGGTCCGCAGCCGCAGCACCCGGGCGCTGGCCCGGCTGCGCCACCTGATGGGCCCCGAGCTCGCGCCGGCGCTCAGCCCCCACCCCGACAAGGAGATGTCATGAACACCACGACCGAGGACCGGTTCGCCGCGCTGATGCGCGACGCGATGGCCGACGTGCAGTCCGACGACGCGCTGCTGGGGGCCGTCCTGCGGACCGGACGACGCCGGGCGCACCGCCGCCGCCTCGGGTACGCCGGCGGCGGGCTCGCCCTCGCCACCGCCCTGACCGCCGCCCTCGGCGCGATCCTCACGGCCGGCGGCCCGGACCCGGTGGCCGACGACCTCAGCGCGGCCGTGCCGAGCACCGCGGCGGCCACGCTCCGGCCCCCCACGCCGAACGAGCTCGACGCGCTGCTCACCGCCGCCCTCCCCGGCCCCAGTGCCGCCCTCCCGGTCACCCAGACCCCCGGCCGGGTCGAGGTCCGGCGCGCGTACGCCGGCGCGACCGTCACGGCCCTGGCCTACGACTCGGCCGAGGTCTACGGCGCACGCGTGGACGCCACCGACAAGTGCGCTCCGGTGCTGGCGAGCGGCAACGACGGCCCCACCCGATGCGCGGTCACCGACGGCGGCTGGGCGATCTCGATGGCCGGCCGGCCGGATGCTCTCGTGCGCGATCCGAGCGCCCGGTTCGCCCGGGTCACCTACTTCCGGCGCGACGGCCTGGTCATCGACCTGACCGCCACCGGCTCCGGCGCGCCGGTGCTCTCCCGCGACCACCTGGTCGAGCTGGCCACGACAGGCGACTGGTTCCCGGCGTCCTAGCCCGGCGCTGTGCGACCATGCCGAGATGGAGCGACCCCAGGTCCGACAGCAGATCGGCGTGTGCAACCTGTGCGAGGCCGCCTGCGGGCTGCTGCTGACGGTCGAGCGGACCGGAGGCGGCGAGCGGGTGACCGGGGTCCGCGGCAACCCCGACGACCCGCTCTCCCGGGGCCACATCTGTCCCAAGGGCGTCGCGATCGGCGACATCCACGCCGACCCCGACCGGCTGCGCCGCCCGGTCCGCCGCGTCGGCGACGGCGAGAAGACGCGCTGGGAGGAGATCGGCTGGGACGAGGCGCTCGACCTGGTCGCCGACGGTCTCGCCGCCGCGGTGAACGAGCACGGTGAGGACGCCCTGGCGATCTACCTCGGCAACCCCAACGTGCACAGCCTGGGCGCGATGACCCACGGCGTGGCGTTGGCACAGTCGTTCCGCACCCGCAACAAGTTCAGCGCGACCTCGGTCGACCAGCTCCCCCACCAGCTGATCGGCTACCTCCTCTACGGCCACCAGCTGCTGCTGCCCGTGCCCGACATCGACCGGACGTCGTACTTCCTGGTGTTCGGCGCCAACCCGATGGCCTCGAACGGCTCCCTCATGACGGTGCCCGACTTCCCGGCCCGGCTGCGCGAGCTGCACGGCCGCGGCGGCCGGATGGTCGTGTTCGACCCGCGCCGCACCGAGACCGCGAAGGCGGCCGACGAGCACCACTTCGTGCGGCCCGGCACCGACGCGTGGGTCCTGCTCGCGCTGCTGCACGTGCTGTTCGCCGAGGGCCTGACCCGACCGCCGGCGTACGTCGACGGGCTGGCCGCCGTCGAGGAGCTGGTCGCGCCCTTCACCCCCGAGCTCGCCGAGCGGGCCAGCGGCCTGCCCGCCGGCGAGCTGCGCCGCATCGCCCGGGAGTTCGCCGCCGCGGACGGTGCGGCCGCCTACGGCCGGATCGGGGTCTCGACCCAGGCGTTCGGGACCGTGTGTCAGTGGGCGATCCAGCTGGCCAACCTGGTCACCGGCAACCTGGACCGGGAGGGCGGCGTGCTGGTGACCACCCCGGCGATCGACGCGGTCGGGCGGGGACTGATCGGCAGGGGCCACCACGACCGGCACCGCTCACGTGTGCGACAGGCGCCCGAGTTCGGCGGCGAGCTGCCGGTGTCGGTGCTGCGCGAGGAGATCGAGACGCCCGGCGACGGGCAGGTGCGGGCGCTGCTCACCGTCGCCGGCAACCCGGTGCTGTCGACACCCGACGGCGCGGCACTCGACCGCGCGATCGGGGGCCTGGACTTCTATGCCGCGATCGACCTCTACATCAACGAGACCACCCGGCACGCCGATGTGATCCTGCCGCCGACGACGCTGCTGGAGCGCGACCACTACGACCTCGTCTTCCACCTCCTGGCCGTGCGCAACACGGCGCGGTTCACGCCCGCGGTGTTCGCCAAGGGGCGCGACCAGCGCCACGACTGGGAGATCTTCCGCGACCTCTACCTGCGGGTGACCCGCCGCCGGCGCCGGAAGCCGCCGCTGAAGCGCCGGATCGCGGCCGAGGCACGGATGCGGATGAGCCCGACCTTCCTGATCGGGATGCTGCTGCGCTCGGGCCGCTCGCAGACGACCCTCACCGAGCTGCGCCGGCACCCGCAGGGCGTCGACCTCGGGCCGCTGCGGGCCGGCCAGCTGCCCGGCCGGCTGCGGACCCGGGAGCGCCGGATCGACGCGCTCCCCGCCCTCGTCGCCGACGACGTCGCCCGCCTCCGCGAGCAGGCGCTGCCGCGGGACGGCGAGCTGCTGCTCATCGGCCGGCGCCACCAGCGCGACTGCAACTCCTGGATGCACAACACCGACCGGCTCACCCGGGGCCGGGCGCGCCACCAGCTGCTCATGCACCCGGCCGACCTCGACGCCCGCGGGCTGCTCGACGGCGCGACGGTCACCGTCCGATCGCGGGTCGGCGAGGTGCAGGTCGAGGTCAGCGCCACCGACGACGTGATGCCCGGAGTGGTCTCGCTCCCCCACGGCTACGGTCACGGCCGCGACGGCACCCGGCTGGGCGTCGCGGCCGGGGTCGCCGGCGTCTCGATCAACGACCTCACCGACCCCGAGCGCCTCGACGTGTCGGGCAACGCCGCACTGTCCGGCGTACCGGTCACGGTGGGGCCGTGGACCTGACCGTCCCACCCGGCCCCGGCCTGCCCGCCGGACTGGTCATCCCCGACGGCGAGCTGGAGGAGCGCTTCTCCCGCTCCCCGGGCCCGGGCGGGCAGTCGGTCAACACCACCGACACCCGCGTCGAGCTGATCTGGGACCCGGCGGCCTCCGCCGTGCTCGACGAGCCGCAGCGCGCCCGCCTGACCCGCCGCCACGAAGGACCGCTCGTCGTCGTCGCCCACGAGCACCGCTCGCAGCACCGCAACCGCACCGCAGCCCGCGAGCGGCTCGCGGCCCGCGTGCGCGAGCTGCTCGCTCCCCCACCACCGCCCCGGCGCCCGACGAAGCCGACCCGCGGCTCGAAGGAGCGCCGCCTGGAGGCCAAGCGGCAGCGCGGGCGGACCAAGCAGCTGCGCGGCCGGGTCGAGGAATGACCCACCCGCTACGGTGACGCCGTGACCGCGACGACCTGGGACCGGCTCTTCCACGCCTACGGCCCGGCCACCGACACCCCGGCCCACCTCGCCGCCCTCGCCAGCGGCGATGCCGACGCCGCGGAGGAGGCGCTCGACCACCTCGACGGGGCGGTCCTGCACCAGGGCACCATCTGGACCGCGACCCCGGTCGCCGTCGCCCGGGTGGCCGCGCTGGTCGCCGATCCGGCCGCCGCCTCGGCACGCGCCGGGATGCTGCAGTGGCTGGGCTGGGCGATGGACGCCGCGCGACAGGCCGACCTCGGATCGGATCCGGTGCCGGCCCCCGACCCGGCCGCGGTCGACGCGTTCCTGAGGGCCAGTGCCGCCGAGGACGAGGACGCCTGGTCGCTCCCCGTCGTCGACCTGCTCATGCGCGGGGCGGTGGCCGACGTCCGCGCCCTCGCCGCCGACGTCGTCGCCGCCGGCACTCCCCTGCTCGACGACCCCGACCCCGCCGTACGACGCGAGGCGGTGGGCGCCCTGGGCGCTGCTGCGGCGCTGCTGGGCGAGCCGGGGCGCTCGCCCGCGACGGCCGAGCTAGCCGCGCTGGTGGCCACGGCCGCCGACCGCGACGAGAAGGCCGCCCGGGTGCTGGCGGTCCGCGACGCCGGCGGCGCCACGGAGCCGTGGCTCGACGATCCCGATCCGGCGGTGCGGGCCTGCGCCGCGCTCGGCGCGAGCGGCCCGGTCGCCACCGCGGTGCTCCTCGACGCGCTGCGGGACCCGGCGGCCTGCGACGCGTGGTTCACGCAGCGACCGCCGCAGCTCGACCGGCACCTCCGGCTCGTCCTGCTCGCCGGCCTGCTCGAGCGCGACCTGCCCCTGGCCGACCTGGTTCCCGCCCTGACCGCGATGATCGCGGCTGGCGGCGCCTTCACGGTCGACTCGGACGTCGCGCCCATCCTCCGGCGCACCTTCCCCGACGTCGTCTTCACGCCCGGCGTCCGCCCCGACCCCGCTCCGGACTGGACGCCCGCGCAGTGCGCGGTCGTCGCGGCCCTGCTCGCCAACGACGCGACCTGGGGGCCGACCAACGGCAACGCCAAGCTCGCCCGGATGGTCGTCGGGCTGCCCGACGACCGCGACGAGGTGGCCGCACTGCTCGCCCGCTACTCCGGCTGAGTCGCGCGGCTCCCCAAGGTCGCACAGAGCAGGTCCACATACCGCGCCCGGTCGGCGCGGATCGCGACGGACGCCCGGCCCCGCGCGTCGTCGACCTCGGCGGCGAACCGCGTGGCGCCGTAGGTCGTCGGGTCGGCGCGCTCCACCCGCACCTGCGCCCGCAGCGTGGTGAGCAGCCCCGGGGCGACCAGCGCGGCCACGGCGAGGGGGTCGTGCAGCGGCGCGGCGCCGAGCGCGGCCATGGTGGGGTCCCGGCGGTACCAGGCGATCCGGGCGTCGAGGAGGTCGGCAGCCGTGTCGGCGGCCGGTGTCCCGAGCGAACGCAGCCGGGCCGCGTCAGCGGCGGTGAGCGGGGCGGAGAACGTGGCGTCCATCGTCACCAGCAGCACGTCGCGGACCGGCGCGGCGAACACGTCGGCGGCGGCCTCCGGGTCGCACCACACGTTCCGCTCGGCGTACGGCGTCACGCCGGCCTGCCGATGGCTTCCGCCCAGCACGACGAGCCGCCTCACGGAGCCCGCCACGCGCCGGTCGGCGGCGAGCGCGGCCGCGATATTCGTCAGCGGCCCGGTGGCGACGACGGCGACCTGCTCGACGGCTGCGCGCAGCGTCTCCACCAGCCACTCGACCGCCTCGGTGCCCGCCGTCGATGACGGGGCCGGCAGGTCGAGGGTCGGCGGCAGGTCCGCCCGACCGCTGGGCAGCGACTCGATCCGCGGCCGGACGGGGCCGTTGCGGCCGGGGTGGACGCCGACGTCGCCGCGGCCGGCCAGGTCGAGGACCCGCAGCGTGTTGTCGGTCGTGTGGCGCACGTCGTGGTTGCCCCACACGGTGGTCACCCCCGCCAGGTCCAGATCGGGGTGCCGGGCGGCCAGCAGGATCGCCACCGCGTCGTCGGTGCCGGTGTCGCAGTCGAGGACGACCGGGGTCACGCGCCGGCCCCGTCGCGGAGGCCTCGGTACGCCGTCCGGGCCTCGACCGCCTGCTCCAGCTCGCGGATCACCACGGTGAAGAACTGCTTGCGGTAGAGCTCGTCGGTGACGGCATACACGGTGAAGTAGAGCCCGCTGAACGCGGCCAGGAAGGTCGAGACCCGCAGCAGCTCGAGGCTGAGCCTGTCGCCGAGCCAGTCGCCTACAGCACCGTCCGGCGGGTGCAGTGTCCCGCCGGTCCATTGGCTCACCACCGACGGCTCCATGGCGACCACGCCGAACAGGATGAAGAAGGCGAACACCGCGAGCGCCAGCAGCAGCACCTGGACGGCCTGGGCGACGAGCAGCACCAACAGCAGGTTGACCCGCTCCAGGCCGCGCAGGCCGGCGTCGACGGTGTCCAGCTCCTCAGGGAGCCGGGACAGCAGGAAGCCCACCGCGATCGCGGCGAACAGCAGGACGGCCACCCACAGCACGCCGCCGTCGAGGCTGGCCGCGACCTGCCACACCTCGGCGTTGATGAACAGGAAGGTGATGAACAGCAGGAGCAACGGCAGCGCGCGGGTGACCAGCGGCAGGACCAGGCCGAAGGATCGCAGGGTGCGCCGCACCGCCCAGCCCACGATCAGCCAGGCCCGCAGGGTCGCCACGGCATAGGCGGCGGCGACGATGCCCGCGACGGTCAGCCCGCCGCCCAGGCCGGCGGCCGCGCCGAGCCCGGCCCCCACGCCGCACCCACCGGCCACCCCCAGCACGACGGCCACCGCGAGGACGCCGAGAAGCCGGCCGCGGCCCAGTCCGCGGGCCACGCCGGCCCGGACGTCGTCGACGAAGTAGGGCAGCCCGTGCTCGACGAACCACCCCTCGGCGGCGGCGACGTCGTCCTGTGCACCGGTCATGGGCACCCCGTCAGTCGGCGAGGATGGTCCGCGCCCGGTCGACGTCGTCGGCCATCGCCGTGAGCAGGTCCTCGACCGAGTCGAAGCGCACCATGCCGCGCAGCCGGTCGACGAACGCGACCTCGACCTCCCTGCCGTAGAGCTCGAGGTCGGTGCGGTCGAGCACATACGACTCGACCCGGCGCTCACGCTCGCCGGCGAAGGTCGGGTTGGTGCCGACGCTGATCGCGGCCGGGTACGTCGTCCCGGCGTCCGGCCCGTCGAGCAG
This region of Nocardioides sp. L-11A genomic DNA includes:
- a CDS encoding polyribonucleotide nucleotidyltransferase, which translates into the protein MTEPVISEVETVLDNGKFGTRTVKFETGVLARQAAGSVSAYLDGDTMLLSATTAGKHPKDHFDFFPLTIDVEERMYAAGRIPGSFFRSEGRPGEDAILACRLIDRPLRPTFKKGLRNEVQVVITVMALNPDTPYDVLAINAASLSTQLSGLPFSGPVGATRVALIEGQWVAFPTHSQLEKAVFDMVVAGRVTETGDVAIMMVEAEATEDTIELVRGGAPAPTEEVVAGGLEAAKPFIKQLVEAQVELANVAAKPVQEFPIFLDYEDDVYAAVEAAAKADLTAAMSIGDKQERETRTDELKAVVLEKLGAQFEGREKEIGAAFRSVNKQVVRERILRDKVRIDGRGLADIRPLHAEVDVIPRVHGSALFERGETQILGVTTLDMLKMEQQLDTLSPETHRRYMHKYIFPPFSTGETGRVGSPKRREVGHGALARRALLPVLPSREEFPYAIRQLSEAMGSNGSTSMGSVCASTLSLLQAGVPLKAPVAGIAMGLVSGEIDGKTEYVALTDILGAEDAFGDMDFKVAGTKEFVTALQLDTKLDGIPAEVLAAALTQARDARLTILEVMGEAIDAPEEMSIHAPRIITVKVPVDKIGEVIGPKGKVINQLQDDTGASISIEDDGTVYIGATNGEAAEAARAAINAIANPTMPEVGERYLGTVVKTTNFGAFIALMPGKDGLLHISKLRGLAGGKRVENVEDVVSVGQKLQVEIAEIDDRGKLSLIPVVEEAESADAEPAEESADSE
- the rpsO gene encoding 30S ribosomal protein S15; protein product: MAVGTDAETKKKIIAEYATTEGDTGSPEVQIALLSHRISHLTEHLKQHKHDHHSRRGLLLLVGQRRRLLNYLKKTEIDRYRSIVERLGLRR
- a CDS encoding SigE family RNA polymerase sigma factor; translation: MRPAEQAEFEEFVRSRSSELLRAAWLLTGDRSSAEDLLQEALVRIFTRWRQVRRADNPIAYARTVLVRRYVDATRRRSSGERPGLLDDDARLPRSVEPDVALRETLVAALRELAPVDRAVVVQRYLLDQDVATVAADLRLSGQAVRSRSTRALARLRHLMGPELAPALSPHPDKEMS
- a CDS encoding molybdopterin-dependent oxidoreductase, with translation MERPQVRQQIGVCNLCEAACGLLLTVERTGGGERVTGVRGNPDDPLSRGHICPKGVAIGDIHADPDRLRRPVRRVGDGEKTRWEEIGWDEALDLVADGLAAAVNEHGEDALAIYLGNPNVHSLGAMTHGVALAQSFRTRNKFSATSVDQLPHQLIGYLLYGHQLLLPVPDIDRTSYFLVFGANPMASNGSLMTVPDFPARLRELHGRGGRMVVFDPRRTETAKAADEHHFVRPGTDAWVLLALLHVLFAEGLTRPPAYVDGLAAVEELVAPFTPELAERASGLPAGELRRIAREFAAADGAAAYGRIGVSTQAFGTVCQWAIQLANLVTGNLDREGGVLVTTPAIDAVGRGLIGRGHHDRHRSRVRQAPEFGGELPVSVLREEIETPGDGQVRALLTVAGNPVLSTPDGAALDRAIGGLDFYAAIDLYINETTRHADVILPPTTLLERDHYDLVFHLLAVRNTARFTPAVFAKGRDQRHDWEIFRDLYLRVTRRRRRKPPLKRRIAAEARMRMSPTFLIGMLLRSGRSQTTLTELRRHPQGVDLGPLRAGQLPGRLRTRERRIDALPALVADDVARLREQALPRDGELLLIGRRHQRDCNSWMHNTDRLTRGRARHQLLMHPADLDARGLLDGATVTVRSRVGEVQVEVSATDDVMPGVVSLPHGYGHGRDGTRLGVAAGVAGVSINDLTDPERLDVSGNAALSGVPVTVGPWT
- the arfB gene encoding alternative ribosome rescue aminoacyl-tRNA hydrolase ArfB, with amino-acid sequence MDLTVPPGPGLPAGLVIPDGELEERFSRSPGPGGQSVNTTDTRVELIWDPAASAVLDEPQRARLTRRHEGPLVVVAHEHRSQHRNRTAARERLAARVRELLAPPPPPRRPTKPTRGSKERRLEAKRQRGRTKQLRGRVEE
- a CDS encoding nucleoside hydrolase; protein product: MTPVVLDCDTGTDDAVAILLAARHPDLDLAGVTTVWGNHDVRHTTDNTLRVLDLAGRGDVGVHPGRNGPVRPRIESLPSGRADLPPTLDLPAPSSTAGTEAVEWLVETLRAAVEQVAVVATGPLTNIAAALAADRRVAGSVRRLVVLGGSHRQAGVTPYAERNVWCDPEAAADVFAAPVRDVLLVTMDATFSAPLTAADAARLRSLGTPAADTAADLLDARIAWYRRDPTMAALGAAPLHDPLAVAALVAPGLLTTLRAQVRVERADPTTYGATRFAAEVDDARGRASVAIRADRARYVDLLCATLGSRATQPE